A single genomic interval of Rhodothermia bacterium harbors:
- a CDS encoding Gfo/Idh/MocA family oxidoreductase gives MSPKNNQKKSRRNFLSKSVLGLGSLMIVPRYVLGGPGYVAPSDRLNIAGVGVGGRGKAILKSAAQLDEKTGETKENIVALCDVDDQNAASTYAQYPKANRYKDFRKMLEAEHKNIDAVMVATPDHTHAVVAMAAMRLDKHVYVEKPLTHSIHEARMLTETARERGLQTQMGNHGNSGEDIRRICEWIWNGIIGDVTEVHCWTNRPVWPQGIPRPSETPPIPGTLAWDLWVGPAPMRPYHPTYVPFGWRGWWDFGTGALGDMACHIIDPAFKALKLGYPTSVEASTPSVYKAPWSPELNNDSAPAASLIHFNFPSRDKMPAVQLTWYDGNLRPPRPIELGADEPFGDWDGGVLFVGEKGKISCGCYGTKPTLLPTNRMKDFKEPAPMIARVKGNHQTSWVEACKGGPAASSNFNYAGPLTEMILIGNLALRSLNILEKVKNRRGELEEAFTGRKQLLWDAQNLRITNFEPANQFIKREYREGWAL, from the coding sequence ATGTCTCCGAAAAACAACCAAAAAAAATCTCGTCGTAATTTCCTCTCCAAATCAGTGCTTGGTTTAGGCTCCCTAATGATCGTACCCCGATATGTACTCGGTGGCCCCGGTTATGTCGCCCCAAGCGATCGCCTGAATATTGCTGGGGTGGGTGTCGGAGGAAGAGGAAAAGCCATCTTAAAAAGTGCCGCCCAGTTGGACGAAAAAACAGGAGAGACCAAGGAGAATATCGTCGCCTTATGTGATGTAGATGATCAAAATGCTGCGTCAACATATGCGCAATACCCGAAAGCCAATCGCTATAAGGACTTCCGTAAAATGTTGGAGGCCGAGCATAAAAACATTGATGCGGTTATGGTTGCCACACCCGACCATACACACGCGGTTGTTGCTATGGCTGCCATGCGCTTAGACAAACATGTTTACGTAGAAAAACCACTCACCCATAGCATCCACGAGGCGCGAATGCTCACCGAGACGGCGCGTGAGCGCGGTTTACAGACACAAATGGGCAATCATGGGAACTCCGGTGAAGACATCCGAAGGATTTGTGAGTGGATTTGGAATGGCATCATCGGAGACGTTACCGAAGTTCATTGTTGGACCAATCGTCCCGTTTGGCCCCAAGGCATTCCACGTCCATCAGAAACACCCCCCATTCCCGGAACCTTAGCTTGGGATTTATGGGTTGGTCCTGCTCCCATGCGCCCATATCACCCCACTTATGTCCCGTTTGGCTGGCGGGGTTGGTGGGATTTTGGAACTGGCGCATTGGGCGATATGGCTTGCCACATCATTGATCCGGCCTTTAAAGCGCTAAAATTAGGCTATCCGACAAGCGTTGAGGCCAGTACGCCCTCCGTGTATAAAGCGCCTTGGTCGCCTGAACTGAACAACGACAGCGCACCCGCTGCTTCTTTGATCCATTTTAATTTCCCGTCCAGAGACAAAATGCCCGCTGTTCAGCTTACGTGGTACGATGGCAACCTTCGCCCACCACGCCCTATTGAACTTGGCGCCGATGAACCTTTTGGAGATTGGGATGGCGGAGTCTTATTCGTTGGTGAAAAGGGCAAAATCTCGTGTGGCTGCTATGGAACCAAACCGACGCTTCTCCCAACCAATCGTATGAAGGATTTTAAAGAACCTGCCCCCATGATTGCACGTGTAAAGGGGAACCACCAGACGAGTTGGGTTGAAGCCTGCAAAGGTGGCCCGGCTGCCAGTTCTAACTTCAATTATGCCGGCCCATTGACCGAGATGATTCTAATTGGGAACTTAGCCTTAAGAAGCCTGAATATTCTGGAGAAGGTCAAAAACCGTCGAGGTGAATTGGAAGAAGCCTTCACCGGACGTAAGCAACTGCTGTGGGATGCACAGAACCTACGTATTACCAATTTTGAGCCAGCCAACCAATTCATTAAGCGCGAATACAGAGAAGGCTGGGCGTTATGA
- a CDS encoding DUF2007 domain-containing protein, which produces MAQGIEYDGWSIVFWSEVEYEAEIVRDRLASEGVEAMIMDMSSSALPIQTADFSRFVVMVKPEDVDRADEVITIEPVSEDELEEAAMNATPLEFMDDDTEDEEERA; this is translated from the coding sequence ATGGCACAAGGCATTGAATATGATGGTTGGTCTATCGTCTTTTGGTCAGAAGTAGAATATGAGGCCGAAATCGTCCGAGATCGGTTAGCGTCGGAAGGTGTAGAAGCCATGATTATGGACATGTCTTCCTCTGCGTTACCGATTCAAACGGCTGATTTTAGTCGGTTTGTGGTAATGGTAAAGCCGGAAGACGTAGATCGGGCAGATGAGGTCATCACCATCGAACCTGTAAGCGAAGATGAATTGGAGGAGGCTGCAATGAATGCCACACCTTTAGAATTTATGGACGACGACACGGAAGATGAAGAAGAAAGAGCCTAA
- a CDS encoding CPBP family intramembrane metalloprotease, with translation MMPLTPEQPLEPVAMPPTEGFFRKEYPTLADPHAPDGVIPLDRFWEKQKFPPWLMAILALFLFFLLFNLIGAVFMVGSLLVQAGAKPIDFTQIDKLLTKDFLGQLVGNTIGQFLGLGLPALLLARGHSSHWKDFLRIRLVEGKIIFWSVLGLVTLYPLIAFSAELNGWLPAPQFVQEMDKLREEFILGILKESSVWINLLAIALTPAICEEVLFRGYIQRQVERSITPFWAIVVTGTVFGMYHMSYAQVLPLSLIGIYLCWLTWKTGSILPAVVVHFVNNGFSVVMASSLMGQKDFDPAKMEQIPLPWYGMLPLVVLGILGFWYVSKKMHPNTEAVQPPTAMKTEFLT, from the coding sequence ATGATGCCTTTAACGCCAGAGCAACCTTTGGAGCCAGTCGCTATGCCGCCGACCGAGGGCTTTTTCCGCAAAGAATACCCCACATTAGCAGATCCTCATGCCCCAGATGGTGTTATCCCGTTGGATAGGTTTTGGGAGAAGCAAAAATTTCCGCCTTGGCTCATGGCCATCTTGGCGTTGTTCCTTTTTTTCTTGTTGTTTAATCTGATTGGTGCGGTCTTTATGGTTGGTTCGCTTTTGGTACAGGCGGGCGCAAAGCCGATAGATTTTACCCAAATAGATAAGTTGCTCACAAAAGACTTTTTGGGGCAATTGGTTGGAAATACGATTGGCCAGTTTTTGGGCTTGGGTCTCCCAGCCTTGTTACTGGCTCGTGGCCACTCGTCCCATTGGAAAGATTTTTTACGGATTCGACTTGTAGAGGGTAAAATTATTTTTTGGTCTGTTCTCGGTTTGGTAACGCTTTATCCATTGATCGCATTTTCAGCAGAACTGAATGGATGGCTTCCGGCCCCACAATTTGTCCAAGAAATGGATAAACTGCGGGAAGAGTTTATCTTGGGAATACTTAAGGAAAGTTCTGTTTGGATTAACTTATTGGCGATAGCACTTACGCCCGCCATTTGCGAGGAAGTGCTGTTTCGAGGCTACATCCAACGCCAAGTAGAGCGTAGCATCACTCCATTCTGGGCGATTGTTGTCACGGGAACGGTTTTTGGAATGTATCATATGTCGTATGCACAGGTGCTACCCTTAAGCCTCATCGGAATATATTTATGCTGGCTTACATGGAAAACGGGTAGCATTTTACCGGCAGTCGTCGTACATTTCGTCAACAACGGTTTTTCGGTAGTTATGGCAAGCTCCTTAATGGGTCAGAAAGACTTTGATCCGGCAAAAATGGAACAAATACCATTACCTTGGTATGGCATGTTGCCCTTGGTGGTGCTTGGGATTTTGGGATTTTGGTACGTTTCAAAGAAAATGCACCCCAACACCGAGGCCGTACAGCCGCCTACGGCAATGAAGACGGAATTTCTAACTTAG